CAAATCTTTTTCATACTCCATATACTCTTTTACGGAGGCTACAAGATTTGGTATCAGATCGTATCTTTTTTTTAGCAAAGCATCTACGGATGCAGATATATTATCTACTTGATTTTTTCTACTAACTAAAAAGTTATACATCAAAATGGCAAACAAAATAGCAACGGCTAACCCTATCAATATTTCCATCTTATACCCTTTTTGAGATATAAGAGCATAATACCAAAAGTTTATTGAAATTTATTTTGAAAAAGCGGAAAAAAACTGCTTTAAAAAAAAGAGCTATTTTTTCTGTTTAGCCATCCTTTTTCTAACATGAGGATCAAGATATCTTTTTCTAAGTCTTATAGATTTTGGAGTAACTTCAACTAGCTCATCCTCCTCAATCCACTCAAGGGCACGCTCTAGATTCATCTTTCTTGAAGGAGTTAGTTTTATAGCTTCATCACTTCCACTGGCTCTCACGTTTGTTAGATTTTTTCCCTTTATAGGATTTACTTCTAGATCATTTGGACGTGAATGCTCCCCTATAATCATCCCCACGTAAACCTCAGTTCCAGGCTCTATAAACAAAACGCCTCTTTCTTGAAGGTTAAAAAGTGAGTAGGCTAGAGCCTTTCCTTTCTCCATAGATATCAAAGCTCCGTTTTTTCTATGTTCAACCTCTCCAACAAAAGGTCTAAAATCTAAAAATGAGTGGTTCATAACACCTTCACCCTTTGTATCCGTTAAAAATTCACTTCTAAAACCTATAAGTCCACGAGCCGGTATCTCAAACTCCACTCTCGTATAGCCGTCTCCTATGGGAGTCATAGAACTCATAACCGCTTTTCTTCGTCCAAGCTTTTCTATAACAGCTCCACTATAATCATCAGGTACATCTATAACTAAAAGTTCAAAAGGCTCTAATCTTACCCCATTTTCCTCTCTTATAATAACTTCAGGACGCGAAAGACTAAATTCGTACCCTTCCCTTCTCATATTTTCGGCTAAAATGGTTATCTGAAGTTCGCCACGCCCTGAGACTTTAAACTTACCTTCGCCAACTTCTTCAAGACGCATCGCGATATTTGTTTCCATCTCTTTTTCAAGTCTCTCTTTTAGTTTGTTACTGGTTACAAACTTTCCTTCAAGTCCTGCCAAAGGAGAGTCGTTTACGCTAAAAAATACGCTTAAAGTAGGCTCTTCTATATGTAAAGGATCAAGAGGCAAAGGATTGGCAGGATCAACTAAACTATCTCCAACATCAATTGCATCAAATCCGGCAATAGCTACAATGTCTCCTGCTTCTGCTTCATCTATCTCCATTCTATTTAGTCCCAAAAATCCTATAAGTTTTGTTATACGTCCTTTTGTCTCTTCTCCGTCGGCTTTAACAAGCAGTAGATTGTCTCCTCTTTTTATTCGGCCATTAAAGATCCTAGCAATCCCTATCCTTCCCACATAGTTGTCATAATCTAGTGTAAAAACCTGAACTTGAGCCGGATTGTCCGGACTTCCATCTGGCTTAGGAACATATTTGATAATAGCTTCAAAAAGGGGAGTTAAATCTATGTTTTCATCTTCTAAATCCCATTTTGCGTAACCTTCTCTTGCTGCAGCATAAAGAATAGGAAAATCTAGTTGATCTTCGTTTGCATCCATATTTACAAAAAGATCAAAAACCTCATCAACCACCCTTTCTGGATCAGCTGCTGGTTTATCTATCTTATTGATAACCAAAATAGGTTTTAATCCTAAAGAGATAGCTTTTTTTACAACAAATTTTGTCTGAGGCATTACCCCTTCTGCAGCATCAACTAAAAGCAAAACCCCATCAACCATCTTTAAAACACGTTCAACCTCTCCACCAAAATCGGCGTGTCCAGGGGTGTCTATGATATTTATTTTTACATCTTTATACCTAATAGCCGTGTTTTTTGAAAGGATCGTAATACCTCTCTCTTTTTCCAATTCATTACTGTCTAAAGCTCGCTCGGCCAACTCTTTGTGAGCCTCTATAGTGCCTGATTGTTTTAAAAGCTCGTCAACTAGAGTGGTTTTTCCGTGATCAACGTGTGCAATTACCGCAATATTTCTAATATTTTGCATCTTTTTCCTCAAATTTTTTTTGAAATAATACTATCTTTTGATATATTATCCAAATTAAAAATTAGAAATTGGGTATTAGGAATTGGGAATTAGTATTTTTAATTATTAAATTTTTGTTAATAATCTTTAATTTCAAATGACCAACTATTTAAAAACTATTATAGAAAATTTAATACTTATTACTATTTC
This Nitrosophilus labii DNA region includes the following protein-coding sequences:
- the typA gene encoding translational GTPase TypA, with the translated sequence MQNIRNIAVIAHVDHGKTTLVDELLKQSGTIEAHKELAERALDSNELEKERGITILSKNTAIRYKDVKINIIDTPGHADFGGEVERVLKMVDGVLLLVDAAEGVMPQTKFVVKKAISLGLKPILVINKIDKPAADPERVVDEVFDLFVNMDANEDQLDFPILYAAAREGYAKWDLEDENIDLTPLFEAIIKYVPKPDGSPDNPAQVQVFTLDYDNYVGRIGIARIFNGRIKRGDNLLLVKADGEETKGRITKLIGFLGLNRMEIDEAEAGDIVAIAGFDAIDVGDSLVDPANPLPLDPLHIEEPTLSVFFSVNDSPLAGLEGKFVTSNKLKERLEKEMETNIAMRLEEVGEGKFKVSGRGELQITILAENMRREGYEFSLSRPEVIIREENGVRLEPFELLVIDVPDDYSGAVIEKLGRRKAVMSSMTPIGDGYTRVEFEIPARGLIGFRSEFLTDTKGEGVMNHSFLDFRPFVGEVEHRKNGALISMEKGKALAYSLFNLQERGVLFIEPGTEVYVGMIIGEHSRPNDLEVNPIKGKNLTNVRASGSDEAIKLTPSRKMNLERALEWIEEDELVEVTPKSIRLRKRYLDPHVRKRMAKQKK